In one window of Mobula birostris isolate sMobBir1 chromosome 25, sMobBir1.hap1, whole genome shotgun sequence DNA:
- the lyrm9 gene encoding LYR motif-containing protein 9, which yields MAPLPGAELVRTPLQLYRYLFRCCRLLPTESIQQHYMHAIRQNFKVHSDEDDPERIQQIIKRAIEDADWILSKYKNMKQK from the exons ATGGCCCCTTTGCCAGGTGCAGAACTAGTGCGGACACCTCTCCAGTTGTATCGGTATCTCTTTCGATGTTGTAGACTGCTTCCCACGGAAAGCATTCAGCAGCATTACATGCATGCAATAAGACAG AATTTTAAGGTTCATTCGGATGAAGATGATCCAGAACGAATTCAGCAGATAATCAAAAGGGCAATTGAAGATGCTGACTGGATTCTGTCGAAA